The proteins below are encoded in one region of Sphingobacterium sp. R2:
- a CDS encoding RagB/SusD family nutrient uptake outer membrane protein, with the protein MKTLQYILIASCLGLSCSLSSCSKFLDKPLENQQRSEEIDYSNTALMYGPVSGVYRSASDDNLVHWIDLSIRCMRDDDYQQAAPNPNDNPELMGIKNFQNDVTIQSYWGLNQSWISYYSLVIAANNALIELDNFAEKIPVSNTADIKLNKQYKAEVRFLRAYAHLMASRLFGNVPILIDSDNIGRLATIQKSTVAEVRQFIIDEMNACSEDLEDARPNQSKHIGAVTKYSALLLKAKAAADLAGNDNGSAHWNDVLDATNKIIASGRFSLYPNYYELFKIPGKLSNESIFELQYSDFGLGTGDIVRPGVDWGTFFKWQGPSGDQKGSPISGAGWVPPSQNIVDFLTNRGETERLKTTILYCGVDGNPATTSLTPSGDAVYGNPFGVKYFNGKAYLPKSQMTAGRMEYGANNNVRILRYADVLLLNAEAKVRKGQNGDEPFRLIRERAKLAPITNVNLNQILDERRAEFACEWWGERFNDLVRTERAKEVFGAKFTPGVSEYIPIPQTQIDANPNFR; encoded by the coding sequence ATGAAAACTCTTCAATATATCCTAATCGCAAGCTGCTTAGGTCTTTCCTGTAGCCTATCCAGTTGTAGTAAATTTTTGGACAAACCTTTAGAAAACCAGCAGCGATCTGAGGAGATTGATTATAGCAATACCGCCTTAATGTACGGCCCAGTATCTGGTGTATATCGCTCGGCTTCAGACGATAACTTAGTGCATTGGATTGATCTTTCCATTCGCTGTATGCGTGATGACGACTACCAACAGGCCGCACCTAATCCAAATGATAATCCCGAATTAATGGGTATTAAAAATTTTCAAAATGATGTTACCATTCAATCCTACTGGGGCCTAAATCAATCATGGATCAGTTATTATAGCCTCGTCATCGCTGCAAACAATGCTTTGATCGAATTGGATAATTTTGCTGAAAAAATTCCAGTTTCCAATACGGCGGATATAAAACTGAATAAGCAGTACAAAGCCGAAGTCAGGTTTTTAAGAGCATATGCTCACCTGATGGCTTCACGCCTGTTTGGCAATGTACCTATTCTTATTGACAGCGATAACATTGGCCGTTTGGCTACCATCCAGAAAAGTACGGTAGCAGAAGTACGTCAGTTTATAATTGATGAAATGAATGCCTGCTCGGAAGATCTTGAAGATGCCCGTCCAAATCAGTCAAAGCACATTGGGGCGGTAACTAAATATTCTGCCCTTCTTTTGAAAGCGAAAGCCGCTGCAGATTTGGCCGGGAATGATAACGGCAGTGCCCATTGGAATGACGTTCTGGATGCAACAAACAAAATTATTGCGAGCGGTCGATTTTCGCTATACCCAAATTATTACGAGCTTTTTAAAATACCAGGAAAGTTGTCGAACGAGTCTATCTTTGAACTACAATATTCTGATTTTGGATTGGGAACGGGCGACATCGTTCGACCAGGCGTGGATTGGGGTACCTTTTTTAAATGGCAGGGCCCTTCTGGGGATCAAAAAGGAAGTCCAATCTCCGGAGCAGGCTGGGTACCACCTTCTCAAAATATCGTTGATTTCTTAACCAATAGAGGTGAAACGGAACGCTTAAAGACAACGATTTTATATTGTGGCGTAGATGGCAATCCGGCGACTACATCGTTAACTCCAAGTGGTGATGCCGTTTATGGAAATCCATTTGGCGTAAAATATTTCAATGGTAAAGCCTATCTCCCAAAATCGCAGATGACAGCTGGCCGAATGGAATATGGAGCAAACAATAATGTACGTATATTGCGCTATGCGGATGTTCTTTTATTAAATGCCGAAGCGAAGGTCAGGAAGGGACAGAATGGGGATGAGCCTTTTCGTCTGATTCGTGAACGCGCAAAACTAGCACCGATTACAAATGTAAATTTAAATCAGATCTTGGATGAACGTCGAGCGGAATTTGCCTGCGAATGGTGGGGTGAGCGTTTTAATGACCTGGTCCGTACCGAGCGTGCCAAAGAAGTCTTCGGCGCAAAATTTACCCCTGGTGTCAGCGAATACATACCTATTCCGCAAACTCAGATAGATGCAAACCCTAACTTTCGATAG
- a CDS encoding SusC/RagA family TonB-linked outer membrane protein: MKNNISIIASTVLFSCLSTIVSAQTKTVTGRITNEKGAPISASITVQGNAKIGTSSNENGEFSLAIPTNVKYLIISSLGYEAKTVPINGDILTIQLMQNNSDFNLDEVVVVGYGTQRKGDLTAPIGTVNMEEMAKRTVSNPMDAIQGAVAGVQIVSSGAPGSSPAVRVRGVGSFNNESPLYVVDGMFMDNIDFLNPNDIADISVLKDASGAAIYGVRAANGVILVTTKKGSLNMKGKVTYNGFAGFQAPTHVLKMANAKQYAEYATAIGNEAFVKSSVEKYGGTTTNPAMDTDWFKELLRSKALITNHNLDIMGGSDKITYSMGLNYVKQDGIMDASNMNQKYNIRLQTDAKVTDWLKAGFSAHINNFKTYSPNNAAFRQAYFASPLYPVYDQSLELSKPEKFGSSTAIGMQSGFWYNNPVATAFYNTNQTKGFQILPTIYLEATLWKDKITVRSQLSQRYQSTHNINYNPVYYIDNDQRNDRSFLRSAQARNTNYILDNLLTYKDQAGKHHWSFLLGQSSREERWRETWVQANDVPESEEFWYVGVDAQGTGSATGYGEKGFRNAGISYFTRGTYDYDNKYLLTATFRADGSSKYQTKWGYFPSVGLGWVLTKEKFMENQKLFNQLKLRGSWGKLGNDGIQPNAGYATVYSGNNYSGIFGSEGTTNGTRVPGYRVGRFFTQVRWEVVEEWDGGLDFALLNNSLTGAVDYYHRTTHDLAFSRPIPFSWDRVYGNWGSVTNSGWEIGLQWKDKIGELSYAIGGNLTTLKNSVTNLGGLESIMNGYPEWSAEFPARIELNQPINFFYGYEVAGVYQNQAEIDADPIAKRYNQQNPNTPILPGYLQYRDQNNNGELDEKDRVNLGNYLPTLAYGFNLAFDYKKFDLSIAFQGVSGNKIHNLNRAMRRKYNQMNVDAAFVENLWTAEGSSNTHPSAKGSVAPWNLQASSFFVESGAYLRIQNIQLGYNFELNKIPARVFATADRPFIFTKYNGFTPEIAGMGFDANVYPIASSYSLGVKVSF, translated from the coding sequence ATGAAAAATAATATCAGTATTATTGCCAGTACTGTACTGTTCTCTTGCCTATCCACTATAGTAAGTGCGCAGACTAAAACAGTGACTGGACGGATTACAAACGAAAAAGGTGCTCCTATCTCGGCAAGCATTACTGTGCAAGGAAATGCAAAGATTGGGACAAGCAGCAATGAAAACGGGGAATTTTCACTCGCTATTCCTACAAACGTCAAATACCTCATCATCTCATCATTAGGATATGAGGCGAAGACAGTACCCATAAATGGAGATATCTTAACGATTCAGCTCATGCAAAACAACAGTGACTTCAATCTAGATGAAGTGGTAGTTGTAGGCTACGGTACGCAACGAAAGGGCGACCTCACAGCGCCCATAGGAACAGTAAATATGGAAGAAATGGCCAAACGTACTGTTTCCAACCCAATGGATGCAATACAAGGCGCTGTTGCTGGTGTGCAAATCGTAAGTTCGGGCGCGCCCGGATCTTCGCCCGCTGTTCGTGTACGTGGCGTTGGCTCTTTTAATAATGAAAGTCCTCTATATGTGGTGGATGGCATGTTCATGGACAATATCGATTTCCTCAATCCAAATGATATTGCCGACATTTCGGTTTTAAAGGATGCTTCTGGCGCAGCAATCTATGGAGTACGTGCCGCAAATGGTGTCATTTTGGTGACCACCAAAAAAGGAAGTTTAAATATGAAAGGGAAAGTTACATATAATGGCTTCGCTGGTTTCCAAGCCCCAACACATGTTTTGAAAATGGCTAATGCAAAGCAATATGCGGAATATGCAACAGCCATTGGAAATGAGGCCTTCGTAAAAAGTTCGGTGGAAAAATATGGTGGGACAACGACCAACCCGGCGATGGATACCGATTGGTTCAAAGAGCTCTTGCGCTCCAAGGCTCTGATCACCAATCATAACCTGGATATTATGGGTGGATCTGATAAAATTACCTATTCCATGGGGCTCAATTATGTCAAACAGGATGGCATCATGGATGCCAGCAATATGAATCAAAAATATAATATCCGCTTACAAACTGATGCCAAAGTAACAGATTGGCTGAAAGCGGGTTTTAGCGCACACATCAATAACTTTAAAACCTACTCGCCTAATAATGCTGCTTTTAGACAAGCCTATTTCGCATCGCCACTCTACCCTGTTTATGACCAATCATTGGAACTGTCCAAACCGGAAAAATTTGGATCAAGTACCGCCATCGGTATGCAATCGGGATTTTGGTATAACAATCCGGTAGCTACAGCTTTTTATAATACGAATCAGACAAAGGGGTTCCAGATTCTTCCGACGATCTATCTCGAGGCAACATTATGGAAAGACAAGATCACTGTTCGTTCGCAGCTTAGCCAGAGGTATCAGTCCACACATAATATAAACTATAATCCTGTTTACTACATTGACAATGATCAGCGCAATGACCGCTCCTTTTTACGTTCAGCGCAAGCACGCAACACCAACTATATTTTGGACAATCTCCTAACGTATAAAGATCAGGCGGGTAAACATCACTGGTCATTTTTGCTCGGACAATCATCACGTGAGGAACGCTGGCGGGAAACTTGGGTACAAGCCAATGATGTGCCAGAATCGGAGGAGTTTTGGTATGTTGGTGTGGATGCGCAAGGTACGGGTTCGGCCACAGGATATGGAGAGAAGGGATTCCGAAATGCCGGAATATCCTATTTTACCAGAGGCACCTACGATTATGACAACAAATATTTGCTAACAGCAACATTCCGTGCAGACGGCAGCTCAAAATACCAAACGAAATGGGGTTATTTTCCGTCAGTGGGCCTAGGCTGGGTATTGACCAAGGAGAAGTTTATGGAAAATCAAAAACTTTTCAACCAGCTTAAATTGCGTGGAAGCTGGGGTAAATTGGGGAACGATGGTATTCAGCCTAATGCAGGCTATGCTACAGTGTACTCAGGCAATAACTACTCAGGGATATTTGGAAGCGAAGGAACTACCAATGGAACGCGCGTACCTGGATATCGCGTCGGCCGTTTTTTCACCCAAGTGCGCTGGGAAGTTGTGGAAGAATGGGATGGCGGACTTGACTTTGCCTTGCTGAATAATAGTTTGACCGGCGCGGTAGATTATTATCACCGCACTACACATGACCTTGCTTTTAGCCGACCTATCCCCTTTTCGTGGGATCGCGTATATGGCAATTGGGGAAGTGTAACAAACAGTGGTTGGGAAATTGGTCTGCAATGGAAAGACAAAATTGGCGAATTGAGCTATGCGATTGGCGGAAACCTGACTACCCTAAAAAACAGCGTTACGAATCTCGGTGGACTAGAAAGCATAATGAATGGTTATCCAGAATGGTCTGCTGAATTCCCCGCACGTATAGAACTGAATCAACCCATAAACTTTTTCTACGGTTATGAGGTAGCTGGTGTCTATCAAAATCAAGCCGAGATTGATGCAGATCCCATAGCAAAAAGATACAATCAACAGAATCCAAACACACCTATTTTACCTGGATATCTTCAATATAGGGATCAGAACAATAATGGCGAGCTTGATGAAAAAGATCGGGTAAACCTCGGCAATTATCTTCCTACGTTAGCCTACGGATTTAACCTCGCGTTTGATTATAAAAAATTTGATCTAAGTATTGCCTTTCAAGGTGTATCCGGCAACAAGATACATAATCTTAACCGTGCAATGCGCCGAAAATACAATCAGATGAATGTTGATGCCGCATTCGTCGAAAACCTCTGGACTGCAGAAGGAAGCAGTAATACGCACCCATCTGCCAAAGGATCCGTTGCCCCTTGGAATCTTCAGGCAAGTTCATTTTTTGTGGAAAGTGGAGCATACCTACGGATACAAAATATACAATTGGGTTATAATTTTGAACTCAATAAAATACCCGCGCGTGTGTTCGCAACTGCCGACCGCCCTTTTATATTTACAAAATACAATGGTTTTACACCCGAAATAGCTGGAATGGGATTCGATGCCAATGTGTATCCGATTGCTTCTTCCTACAGCCTGGGAGTCAAAGTATCATTCTAA
- a CDS encoding two-component regulator propeller domain-containing protein, with amino-acid sequence MRCFAILFFILFSVFSKRLSAQELLGLPLVYNYGKSVYQGGSRTWDIKQDSQGIMYFGNSEGLLTFDGRYWKTFSLPNHTNIRSIWIDDEDRIYVGGQGDFGYFERSPQFGLVYHSLHDLVPEGYRNFADIWNTVGVGQSVFFRGTNAIFELKGQKIQVHPAADEWYYMGQSDGILYAQDKSNGLLEFSDNKWNPYVKDLPFKDVKIASMLSLGKGRLWLSTLNNETYSLQNQKLTILRTQGGDGSYTPSIGKIDDSTFVVGNAKEGCQIRSLNGKTIQNIGVREGLQNRNVTSVFVDRQKNIWVGTDNVISVISYGSAIRYLRPNMENDVTGYSTLLFNNKLYLSSSNGVYYARIKEGLTDQSRSPAFFFLLPGSDGGEAWRLEQLNGQLLLGHNKGLFQITDHSLKPVRQGIGTWKLLPLSMVYPVKESLIGTYNGLELLDFNQGLFSIKGPLDGPSDSFRFLEQDEKGTIWASHPYRGIYRITLSDDKKSYQAKLCNHKDGLPADYQNYVFKIKNQIVFATEKGLYRYDYKINRFLPAEQFAAFKDLTIRYLKDDQQGNIWFCTRKMVGVGRFDSKLGTYHLINFPEIEGMNTTGFEHIYTIDQYNIYIGAEKGAIHINYDKYLKHSVRPVAMLSQIIATGKRDSLIYAGFLSNAFESKEDPLNANKGNVLRLPSIFNSFRFSFSSPSYGINQHLEFSYKLLGYDDEWSSWNPQSEKAYTNLPDGQYTFLLKVKNNLNQQSDVAEYRFIVLPPWYKTLLAKIAYFLLAILAVFALIHLRKIERHKQQLKHEQQLAQLRYIHQLEIEKNEKEIMKLNNEKLAHEVMSKTKELASTSMQLLENSGALIKVKDELAKLDTGDHEDANLKRINMLLKDIEKNSANWNQFASHFDELNDGFLNNLKAKHPTLSRNDLKVCAYLKLYFTSKQIAQLQNITVRGVEIHRYRLRKKLQIETELSLNEYLNTI; translated from the coding sequence ATGAGGTGTTTTGCCATTCTGTTTTTTATATTGTTTTCTGTTTTTTCAAAAAGGCTATCCGCGCAGGAGTTACTTGGCTTACCTTTGGTTTATAACTATGGTAAATCGGTCTATCAAGGGGGGAGTCGCACTTGGGATATAAAACAAGATAGCCAGGGCATCATGTACTTTGGTAACAGTGAAGGGCTACTGACCTTTGATGGACGATATTGGAAAACATTTTCCCTCCCCAATCATACCAACATCCGTTCTATCTGGATTGATGATGAAGATCGAATTTATGTTGGCGGACAGGGTGATTTTGGCTATTTTGAGCGTTCGCCGCAATTTGGCCTCGTTTATCATTCCTTACACGATCTTGTTCCAGAAGGATATCGGAATTTTGCAGATATCTGGAATACGGTTGGCGTCGGGCAATCTGTTTTTTTTCGCGGTACCAATGCGATATTTGAATTGAAAGGACAAAAGATTCAAGTACATCCGGCGGCGGATGAGTGGTATTATATGGGGCAGTCGGACGGCATACTTTATGCACAGGATAAAAGCAATGGTTTGTTGGAGTTTAGCGACAATAAATGGAATCCCTACGTAAAAGACTTACCCTTTAAAGATGTGAAGATCGCATCCATGCTCTCCCTTGGCAAAGGCCGTTTGTGGCTGTCTACTTTAAATAACGAAACTTACAGCTTACAGAACCAGAAACTGACAATACTACGTACGCAGGGTGGCGACGGCAGCTATACACCGTCTATAGGGAAAATAGATGACTCAACCTTCGTTGTCGGTAATGCCAAAGAAGGTTGCCAGATCCGTAGCCTAAATGGCAAAACAATTCAAAATATCGGTGTCAGGGAAGGTTTGCAAAATAGAAATGTAACTTCCGTCTTTGTGGACAGACAGAAGAATATATGGGTGGGTACAGACAATGTCATCTCTGTGATCAGCTATGGAAGTGCCATTCGCTATCTCCGTCCCAATATGGAGAATGATGTGACGGGATATTCTACACTCCTCTTCAATAATAAACTTTATCTTTCCTCCTCGAACGGAGTTTATTATGCTAGAATAAAAGAAGGATTGACCGATCAAAGCCGTTCACCAGCTTTTTTTTTCCTCCTTCCGGGTAGCGATGGTGGCGAAGCATGGCGCCTTGAACAACTTAATGGTCAATTACTACTTGGACACAACAAAGGTTTATTCCAGATTACGGATCATTCCCTCAAGCCAGTTCGGCAGGGGATAGGAACTTGGAAGTTGCTTCCCCTTAGTATGGTTTATCCGGTAAAAGAAAGTTTAATAGGAACCTATAATGGCCTCGAGTTGCTTGATTTTAATCAAGGCTTATTCTCGATAAAAGGCCCGCTAGATGGACCTTCTGATTCTTTCCGATTTCTCGAACAAGATGAAAAAGGGACTATCTGGGCATCTCACCCGTATCGGGGTATTTACCGGATTACGCTGTCGGACGATAAGAAATCGTATCAGGCCAAACTCTGCAATCATAAAGATGGGCTACCTGCCGATTATCAGAATTACGTATTTAAAATAAAAAATCAGATTGTCTTTGCGACGGAGAAAGGGCTTTATCGCTATGATTATAAGATAAATCGTTTTTTGCCTGCAGAACAGTTCGCAGCCTTTAAAGACTTGACCATACGTTATCTAAAAGATGACCAGCAAGGAAATATCTGGTTTTGTACAAGGAAAATGGTTGGGGTAGGGCGATTTGATTCCAAGCTTGGAACCTATCATCTTATTAATTTTCCTGAGATAGAAGGGATGAACACCACAGGATTTGAACATATTTATACTATTGACCAATACAATATCTATATAGGAGCAGAGAAAGGGGCAATTCATATCAATTATGATAAGTATTTGAAACATAGTGTAAGGCCTGTAGCCATGTTATCTCAAATTATTGCAACAGGAAAAAGGGATAGTCTTATTTATGCAGGTTTTCTTTCAAATGCCTTTGAGTCAAAAGAGGATCCACTCAATGCTAATAAAGGCAACGTCCTAAGGTTACCTTCCATTTTTAACTCTTTCCGATTTAGCTTTTCCTCACCAAGTTATGGGATAAATCAGCATCTTGAATTCAGTTATAAATTATTGGGTTATGATGACGAATGGTCTTCATGGAACCCCCAGTCTGAAAAAGCCTATACCAATCTGCCGGATGGACAGTACACGTTTCTTCTGAAAGTAAAGAATAATTTAAACCAGCAATCCGATGTGGCCGAATACCGATTTATCGTTTTACCCCCATGGTATAAGACCCTATTAGCCAAAATTGCTTATTTTCTATTGGCTATACTCGCTGTGTTTGCCTTGATTCATTTGCGTAAAATAGAGAGACACAAACAGCAGCTGAAACATGAGCAACAGTTGGCGCAACTCCGTTATATCCATCAGCTGGAAATTGAGAAAAATGAGAAAGAAATCATGAAGTTGAATAACGAGAAATTAGCACATGAAGTGATGTCCAAAACAAAAGAACTAGCGAGTACTAGCATGCAGTTGCTTGAAAATTCGGGTGCATTAATTAAAGTTAAGGATGAACTCGCAAAGCTTGATACTGGCGATCACGAAGACGCTAATTTGAAACGTATTAACATGTTATTGAAGGATATTGAAAAGAATAGTGCAAACTGGAACCAATTCGCGAGTCATTTTGATGAACTTAACGACGGATTTTTAAACAATTTGAAGGCAAAGCATCCAACATTATCTCGAAATGATCTCAAAGTATGCGCGTATTTAAAATTGTATTTTACATCCAAACAGATCGCTCAGCTGCAGAATATTACCGTTAGGGGAGTAGAAATTCATCGGTATAGACTACGCAAAAAATTGCAGATCGAAACGGAGTTGTCTTTAAATGAATATTTAAATACAATTTAA
- a CDS encoding FAD-dependent oxidoreductase: MSENWVQDCGIDFNDKQQVFEWFKIAFSPWSTQRQELFSSNEIWCIPRPQYHFPLHQTWPTLPNLTLLSDASHRMPPYAGEGVNQAMQDAFELAENLTNDGFPDIQTAIAHYEKKIQERVSLVISDTLKNTEILHSENRIIKLLRMFK; this comes from the coding sequence GTGTCTGAAAATTGGGTGCAGGACTGCGGTATTGACTTTAACGATAAACAACAGGTTTTCGAGTGGTTTAAAATCGCTTTCTCGCCATGGAGTACGCAAAGGCAGGAACTTTTTTCAAGTAATGAAATTTGGTGTATCCCACGTCCACAATACCATTTTCCATTACACCAAACTTGGCCGACATTACCTAACTTGACATTGCTTAGCGATGCGTCGCATCGTATGCCACCATACGCCGGTGAGGGAGTAAACCAAGCAATGCAAGACGCTTTTGAATTAGCAGAAAATTTAACAAACGATGGCTTTCCCGACATTCAAACTGCCATTGCACATTATGAAAAAAAAATACAGGAAAGAGTTTCATTGGTAATTAGCGATACGTTGAAAAATACTGAAATATTACACAGCGAAAATAGGATTATTAAATTACTTCGTATGTTTAAATAG
- a CDS encoding glycosyltransferase family 2 protein, whose translation MCSTAPVSVLTIVHKRHHALINLLNGLAKNSILPAEIVIVFINERAYPFEDDEYPFRINTVEMETEGDLNLGEARNMAIKSSSSSFNIFLDVDCIPAQNLIEQYLPYSNKKNALLSGRVRYLKKGFADKPDWMSQLMKNSRSDPVRKELNQFSYELFWSLNFGCSKDTFNKIGGFDQNYIGYGAEDTDFGFSARKNSIAHITIDALAYHQYHPSYSPPLNHFKSIVNNATQFFQKWGVWPMMGWLNKFSESGLIIFKDNEIIIIREPSNQEIVASLTE comes from the coding sequence ATGTGCTCCACTGCTCCGGTCTCCGTATTGACAATTGTACATAAACGCCATCATGCGCTGATAAACCTGCTTAACGGACTCGCTAAAAATTCTATCTTACCGGCAGAAATAGTGATCGTGTTTATCAATGAACGTGCATACCCATTTGAAGATGATGAATATCCCTTTAGAATAAACACCGTAGAAATGGAAACAGAAGGGGATCTAAATTTGGGCGAAGCAAGGAATATGGCCATAAAAAGTTCTAGCTCTTCCTTTAATATCTTCTTAGACGTAGACTGCATTCCTGCGCAAAATTTAATCGAACAGTATCTGCCCTACTCGAATAAAAAGAATGCTTTACTAAGCGGTAGGGTTAGGTATTTGAAAAAAGGCTTTGCAGATAAGCCTGACTGGATGTCGCAATTAATGAAAAACAGCAGGTCCGACCCTGTCAGGAAAGAGTTAAATCAATTTAGTTACGAACTATTCTGGTCACTCAATTTTGGGTGTAGCAAAGATACTTTCAATAAAATTGGTGGATTCGATCAAAACTATATTGGATATGGCGCTGAAGATACAGATTTTGGCTTCAGCGCAAGGAAAAATAGTATAGCTCATATTACAATCGATGCATTGGCGTATCACCAGTATCACCCAAGTTATAGTCCACCTTTAAACCACTTTAAATCCATTGTCAACAACGCTACTCAATTTTTTCAAAAGTGGGGAGTCTGGCCCATGATGGGATGGCTAAATAAATTTAGTGAAAGCGGCCTTATAATTTTTAAAGATAATGAGATTATCATTATTCGTGAACCATCAAATCAAGAAATTGTGGCCAGTCTAACGGAATAG
- a CDS encoding glycosyltransferase translates to MKMYLPKSSKIAKVSMPYKYAFYIHHHGAGHLTRALAIAEQLPHNEVVFFGSSLATYKDLLPEDILTIELPFDTPTDSDRDWTSSELNFLHYAPLNVKGIVERNNRIINFFAKNNHCLLIVDVSVEIALLARLCGIPTVVVRQHGDRSDTPHILAYESASLLLAPYVKSMAQPIEKEFIQKTFYSGGFSKYSGMSIEEHSSSEDQIAIFFGQGGTCFDLPLIAQIRRDLPQTFNLHILGTIQNYQAIDGVSYYGNSKNAYPILKNCGIVISNAGHNCIMELGDLRKKIICIPAERPFEEQKIKAKILENAGVAKVVEEKDLHQANWLHIIEKTKKLKIEGWEKLMNPKATSEIATQLKKLHSQLFKTLSN, encoded by the coding sequence ATGAAAATGTATTTGCCCAAGTCATCGAAAATTGCGAAAGTAAGTATGCCCTATAAGTACGCTTTTTATATCCATCACCACGGGGCGGGTCATTTGACGAGAGCCTTAGCCATAGCAGAGCAACTTCCCCATAACGAAGTGGTATTTTTTGGTAGTTCATTGGCAACTTATAAAGATCTATTACCGGAAGATATCTTAACAATCGAATTGCCATTTGACACGCCTACTGATAGCGATCGGGATTGGACAAGTAGTGAGTTGAATTTTTTACATTATGCCCCTCTTAATGTGAAGGGAATAGTGGAGAGAAACAATCGTATAATAAATTTTTTCGCAAAAAATAACCATTGCCTACTTATTGTTGATGTGTCTGTCGAGATCGCATTACTAGCCCGTCTCTGTGGGATACCAACCGTAGTGGTGAGGCAGCACGGTGACCGGTCTGATACTCCGCACATACTGGCCTATGAAAGCGCATCTCTTCTGCTGGCACCCTACGTAAAATCAATGGCGCAGCCTATCGAAAAGGAGTTTATACAAAAGACATTTTATTCAGGTGGGTTCTCTAAATATAGCGGAATGTCAATTGAAGAGCATTCGAGTTCGGAAGATCAGATAGCTATTTTCTTTGGCCAGGGTGGCACATGTTTTGACCTGCCGCTTATTGCTCAAATTAGGAGGGATCTACCGCAAACATTCAATTTACATATACTTGGTACCATACAAAATTATCAGGCTATTGATGGAGTGAGTTATTATGGCAATTCAAAGAATGCATACCCTATACTTAAAAATTGCGGGATCGTAATTAGCAATGCTGGGCATAACTGCATAATGGAATTGGGTGATTTAAGGAAAAAGATTATTTGTATACCTGCAGAAAGGCCTTTTGAAGAACAAAAAATAAAGGCCAAAATATTGGAAAATGCAGGAGTAGCCAAGGTGGTAGAAGAGAAAGATTTACATCAGGCAAACTGGTTACATATCATTGAAAAGACAAAAAAATTGAAGATCGAAGGCTGGGAAAAATTGATGAACCCAAAAGCGACTTCTGAAATTGCAACACAGCTTAAGAAACTGCACTCACAATTATTTAAAACATTATCGAATTAG